The proteins below are encoded in one region of Elusimicrobiota bacterium:
- a CDS encoding carbohydrate porin, with protein MEFSLSPGTHLPTSTGLDCSHSSMMQWLKMVLRIVAASAALFCRQALSTEMDDQKNRLVRDAITTSLICDGSVVADTAGGTRTGVAYVGNLRLQLALDGKQLFRTPGWTAFFQALSIHGSQPSGFIGDAQGVNSYEAKSALRLYEAWGQYSSLKGRWSFLFGRYDLGSEFYRLASSGLFLNSSFGMGPEFSQSGIGGPSIFPDTSIGARVTFKPSPGVLIRSAIMDGAPANRIDGEVRFPEQKEGLLLVSEIASLTRRESDDSRGVAKYMIGRGSNFPAYDDKFAIGVWHYTGTFRDLSLVDSVGRPVKHDGSGGAYVLLDRTLLRSAASPRTRLSGFLQSGVGDGRVDRFRSFAATGLRASGLIAGRPDDMFGIAISFARNGSHYIDTLKEMAVPVTRAETSIEATYLLQATPNFAVQPDIQYVIHPGTSPARANGTVLQVHFQLML; from the coding sequence ATGGAATTCTCGTTGTCACCTGGCACGCATTTGCCGACTTCGACCGGGCTCGACTGCAGTCATTCGAGCATGATGCAGTGGTTGAAGATGGTGCTTCGGATTGTTGCAGCGAGCGCTGCACTCTTCTGCCGTCAGGCATTGTCTACCGAGATGGACGATCAGAAGAATCGTCTTGTTCGAGACGCCATAACCACCAGCTTGATCTGCGATGGAAGCGTTGTCGCAGATACCGCTGGCGGTACGCGAACGGGCGTCGCATATGTCGGCAATCTACGGCTGCAACTGGCCCTGGATGGCAAGCAACTGTTCCGTACACCAGGCTGGACAGCATTTTTCCAGGCACTTTCGATACACGGGAGTCAGCCGAGTGGCTTCATCGGGGATGCACAAGGCGTCAATAGCTACGAAGCGAAGTCAGCATTACGACTCTACGAAGCGTGGGGTCAATACAGTTCGCTGAAGGGACGTTGGTCGTTTTTATTTGGCAGGTATGATCTTGGTTCGGAATTCTATCGCCTTGCCTCGAGCGGTCTTTTTTTGAATAGTTCGTTTGGCATGGGGCCCGAATTTTCCCAGAGCGGCATCGGCGGTCCATCCATCTTTCCTGATACCTCGATCGGAGCCAGGGTTACCTTCAAACCTTCCCCAGGCGTCCTGATTCGCTCTGCAATCATGGACGGGGCACCGGCAAATCGAATAGATGGAGAGGTGCGATTTCCTGAGCAAAAGGAGGGCCTCTTGCTAGTTTCCGAAATCGCCTCCCTGACACGCCGAGAGTCAGATGATTCGCGCGGCGTTGCCAAATACATGATCGGTCGCGGCTCGAATTTCCCCGCATACGACGACAAATTTGCCATCGGAGTGTGGCACTACACCGGTACCTTTCGTGATCTGAGCCTCGTTGACAGCGTGGGGCGCCCTGTAAAGCACGACGGCAGCGGCGGTGCGTATGTACTGTTAGATCGGACCCTATTGAGGTCGGCTGCAAGTCCGAGGACCCGGCTATCGGGTTTCCTGCAGTCCGGTGTCGGAGATGGGCGGGTTGATCGGTTTCGCTCGTTCGCCGCCACTGGGCTCAGGGCCTCAGGGCTCATTGCCGGCAGGCCGGATGACATGTTTGGCATCGCCATCTCATTTGCACGGAACGGATCGCATTACATCGACACTCTGAAAGAGATGGCGGTCCCGGTAACACGTGCCGAGACTTCCATTGAGGCCACATACCTCCTGCAAGCGACGCCGAACTTCGCAGTGCAGCCGGATATTCAATATGTGATTCATCCTGGAACGAGTCCCGCGAGAGCAAATGGGACGGTTCTGCAGGTGCATTTCCAACTGATGCTGTAG
- a CDS encoding DUF4126 family protein: protein MFVLTSAFVLGFACGLRALVGLAAVSWAASTQHLSLQGSWLSFLGNRITSYVCSALAVGEVINDKLPKTPSRLVPPQFAARVVIGAVAGLAIGLAHENVVMGAVAGIAGSVVGTLAGAKGRAYTAKLFRGHDLPAALLEDVLAIAIALVALR, encoded by the coding sequence ATGTTTGTTCTTACCTCTGCTTTTGTGTTGGGTTTTGCGTGTGGCTTACGCGCGCTCGTTGGCCTTGCGGCAGTAAGTTGGGCGGCTAGCACCCAGCATCTTTCTCTACAGGGAAGCTGGCTCTCATTTCTGGGTAACCGCATAACGTCCTACGTATGCAGTGCTCTGGCCGTTGGGGAGGTCATCAATGACAAGTTGCCAAAAACTCCAAGTCGCCTTGTGCCTCCCCAGTTTGCGGCCCGTGTTGTCATAGGCGCTGTTGCGGGTTTGGCCATAGGACTCGCGCACGAAAACGTCGTGATGGGCGCTGTGGCCGGCATCGCCGGGAGCGTGGTGGGAACACTCGCTGGTGCGAAGGGCAGAGCCTATACGGCGAAGCTGTTCCGGGGGCACGACTTGCCTGCTGCTCTACTGGAAGATGTTCTGGCTATCGCTATAGCCTTGGTCGCCCTGCGCTAA